The proteins below come from a single Triticum aestivum cultivar Chinese Spring chromosome 5D, IWGSC CS RefSeq v2.1, whole genome shotgun sequence genomic window:
- the LOC123123477 gene encoding anaphase-promoting complex subunit 11 isoform X1, producing MPGKKNMKVKILQWHAVASWTWDAQDETCGICRMAFDGCCPDCKFPGDECPIIWGACNHAFHLHCILKWVNSQTSTPLCPMCRREWQFKG from the coding sequence ATGCCAGGTAAAAAAAACATGAAGGTCAAAATTCTTCAGTGGCATGCGGTGGCTTCTTGGACATGGGACGCACAGGATGAGACATGTGGCATATGCAGGATGGCTTTTGACGGCTGCTGCCCTGACTGTAAGTTCCCTGGTGATGAGTGCCCAATCATTTGGGGTGCCTGCAACCATGCATTCCATCTTCACTGCATACTCAAGTGGGTCAATTCTCAAACATCAACCCCCCTCTGCCCCATgtgccgtagggagtggcagttcAAGGGCTAA
- the LOC123123477 gene encoding anaphase-promoting complex subunit 11 isoform X2, whose product MKVKILQWHAVASWTWDAQDETCGICRMAFDGCCPDCKFPGDECPIIWGACNHAFHLHCILKWVNSQTSTPLCPMCRREWQFKG is encoded by the coding sequence ATGAAGGTCAAAATTCTTCAGTGGCATGCGGTGGCTTCTTGGACATGGGACGCACAGGATGAGACATGTGGCATATGCAGGATGGCTTTTGACGGCTGCTGCCCTGACTGTAAGTTCCCTGGTGATGAGTGCCCAATCATTTGGGGTGCCTGCAACCATGCATTCCATCTTCACTGCATACTCAAGTGGGTCAATTCTCAAACATCAACCCCCCTCTGCCCCATgtgccgtagggagtggcagttcAAGGGCTAA
- the LOC123123478 gene encoding dihydrolipoyllysine-residue acetyltransferase component 4 of pyruvate dehydrogenase complex, chloroplastic yields the protein MAASSAPLAFSASASALSARLRLAAPAASCAATTRRRRPVVVRAKIREIFMPALSSTMTEGKIVSWAAAEGDRVAKGDAVVVVESDKADMDVETFYDGIVAVVLVPAGESAPVGAPIALLAESEEDVALAVAQAQALSSGQPQQEAPALSDAAASPPPPAAPVAAAPAPVAAGTKGVATPQAKKLAKQHRVDLAKVTGTGQFGRITPADVEAAAGIQPKPKVAPTPAAAAPVAAASSVRAVPQAAVLPPVPGATVVPFTAMQAAVSKNMVESLSVPAFRVGYPILTDKLDALYEKVKPKGVTMTVLLAKAAAMALAQHPVVNASCRDGTSFTYNSSINIAVAVSIDGGLITPVLEQADKLDIYLLSQKWKELVKKARAKQLQPNEYNSGTFTLSNLGMFGVDRFDAILPPGQGAIMAVGASKSTVAADKDGFFSVKSKMMVNVTADHRIVYGADLAAFLQTFAKIIEDPESLTL from the exons ATGGCGGCATCCTCGGCCCCCCTCGCgttctccgcctccgcctccgccctgtCCGCGCGCCTGCGCCTCGCCGCTCCGGCGGCGTCGTGCGCGGCCACGACGCGGCGCCGCCGCCCGGTGGTGGTCCGCGCCAAGATCCGCGAGATCTTCATGCCGGCGCTCAGCTCCACGATGACGGAGGGCAAGATCGTGTCCTGGGCCGCCGCGGAGGGCGACCGCGTCGCCAAGGGCGACGCCGTCGTGGTCGTCGAGTCCGACAAGGCCGACATGGACGTCGAGACGTTCTACGACGGCATCGTCGCGGTCGTCCTCGTCCCCGCGGGCGAGTCCGCCCCCGTCGGCGCCCCCATCGCCCTGCTCGCCGAGTCTGAGGAGGACGTCGCGCTCGCCGTCGCCCAGGCCCAGGCGCTCTCCAGCGGACAGCCCCAGCAGGAGGCCCCTGCTCTCTCGGACGCCGCCGCTTCACCGCCCCCACCGGCGGCTCCGGTGGCTGCTGCTCCCGCGCCTGTGGCTGCGGGGACGAAGGGCGTTGCCACGCCGCAGGCTAAGAAGCTAGCCAAGCAGCATAGGGTGGACCTTGCCAAGGTGACCGGCACCGGGCAGTTCGGCCGAATTACGCCGGCTGATGTTGAGGCAGCCGCTGGCATCCAGCCAAAACCAAAGGTGGCTcctactcctgctgctgctgcgcCTGTCGCTGCAGCTTCGTCAGTAAGGGCTGTGCCGCAGGCGGCCGTGCTTCCGCCGGTGCCCGGTGCCACGGTGGTTCCATTCACTGCGATGCAGGCTGCAGTGAGCAAGAACATGGTGGAGAGCCTGTCAGTGCCAGCATTCCGTGTTGGTTACCCCATTCTCACTGATAAGCTCGATGCGCTGTATGAGAAG GTCAAGCCAAAGGGGGTGACGATGACCGTGTTGCTTGCAAAGGCCGCTGCCATGGCACTTGCACAGCACCCTGTGGTGAACGCTAGCTGCAGGGACGGGACGAGCTTCACTTACAACAGTTCCATCAATATTGCTGTGGCTGTATCTATTGATGGTGGACTCATCACACCCGTCCTGGAGCAAGCTGATAAG CTGGATATATATTTACTCTCACAAAAGTGGAAGGAACTAGTCAAGAAGGCACGCGCAAAACAGCTTCAACCGAATGAGTACAACTCTG GGACATTTACACTGTCCAACTTGGGCATGTTTGGTGTAGATAGATTTGATGCAATTCTTCCACCTGGCCAG GGAGCTATAATGGCTGTTGGAGCCTCAAAATCTACAGTGGCGGCTGATAAAGATGGTTTCTTTAGTGTTAAGAGCAAAATGATG GTCAATGTCACAGCTGATCACAGGATTGTTTATGGTGCTGATTTGGCAGCATTCCTGCAAACTTTTGCGAAAATTATTGAGGATCCTGAGAGCCTAACTTTGTAG